Proteins from one Mercurialis annua linkage group LG7, ddMerAnnu1.2, whole genome shotgun sequence genomic window:
- the LOC126656003 gene encoding RING-H2 finger protein ATL16-like has protein sequence MATKHTYFHLKLNALPFKTQENPIQNQSPSDHAFPILVIAVLTIVATAFLLFVYYIFINKCCYFNFHQLNLLTRFATWRARRDEDSFIALSPTMWNRGLDEHVIREIPTFQYRRGEAHERSVYGCVVCLNEFQDEDMLRVLPNCSHSFHLDCIDIWLQSNTNCPLCRTSISGTTRYPIDEIIAPSSSPQGSQTYADCMMGGDEDFVVIELGGQEEGVLLPHRQQETGESTETQTRFRSRSLAKTEQKPGKLKSRQRHHVSIMGDECIDVREKDDQFSIQPIRRSFSLDSAVDRQLYLSVQAVIQQNKHQRGISTNEESSNRVQASFSSFGQIMSCRNFPKTFSSCKRGSHEV, from the coding sequence ATGGCAACAAAGCATACATACTTTCATTTAAAGCTCAATGCATTACCCTTCAAAACACAAGAAAATCCTATCCAAAATCAATCACCTTCAGATCATGCTTTTCCTATACTAGTCATTGCTGTACTAACCATTGTAGCCACAGCTTTCTTGTTATTTGTCTATTATATCTTTATCAACAAATGTTGCTACTTCAATTTCCACCAACTTAATCTCTTAACGAGGTTTGCTACTTGGCGTGCTCGAAGAGATGAGGATTCGTTCATAGCTCTATCTCCTACAATGTGGAATCGGGGACTGGATGAACACGTCATTCGCGAAATCCCTACGTTTCAGTATAGAAGAGGTGAAGCTCATGAGAGAAGTGTTTACGGGTGTGTGGTGTGTTTGAATGAGTTTCAAGATGAGGATATGCTCCGTGTTCTGCCAAACTGCAGCCACTCATTTCATTTAGATTGTATCGATATATGGCTGCAAAGTAACACGAATTGTCCGCTTTGTAGAACAAGTATTTCAGGCACTACTAGGTATCCTATTGATGAGATAATTGCACCAAGCTCTTCCCCGCAAGGCTCGCAGACTTACGCTGATTGCATGATGGGCGGGGATGAAGATTTTGTCGTGATCGAATTAGGCGGCCAAGAGGAAGGAGTTCTATTACCTCACAGGCAACAAGAAACAGGTGAATCAACAGAAACTCAGACTCGATTTAGAAGTCGATCACTGGCCAAAACAGAGCAGAAGCCTGGAAAGTTAAAATCAAGACAGCGTCACCATGTTTCAATCATGGGGGATGAGTGTATTGATGTAAGGGAGAAAGATGATCAGTTTTCCATCCAACCGATCAGGAGATCTTTCTCGTTAGATTCAGCAGTAGATCGACAGCTTTATTTAAGTGTTCAAGCTGTAATTCAACAAAACAAGCATCAAAGAGGGATTAGCACTAATGAAGAAAGTAGTAACAGAGTTCAAGCATCGTTCTCATCCTTCGGTCAAATCATGAGTTGCCGGAATTTTCCTAAAACATTCAGTAGCTGCAAAAGAGGGTCACATGAGGTGTAA
- the LOC126656001 gene encoding protein KINESIN LIGHT CHAIN-RELATED 2, with the protein MRRASSSLLSHLTRQKPNKTTPPFLPRTYISNTNHHPPTTHLKSCTKTNALILKHRQFQANPSQETENSLQISSRQRKIKEKVEIEEAFESAKTSDEMLQAFKEMEASFHEKELGLASLKVGLKLDQEGEDPEKAFSFASRALNILDGDGNNGKPCLTVAMALQLMGSVSFSLKKFSDALGYLNRGNRILGRLEEEGVSNVEDIRPVLHAVQLELANVKTAMGRREEALENLRKSLELKEMIMEEDSKELGVANRELAEAYVAVLNFKEALPFGLKALEMHRSALGSNSVEVARDRKLLGVIYSGLEEHEKALEQNELSQNVLKKWGLSSDLLHAEIDAANMQIALGKYDEAINTLKSVVQQTDKDSETRAMVFVSMAKALCNQEKFADTKRCLEIACGILDKKETVSPVEVAEAYSEIAMQYETMNEFETAISLLKRTLSLLEKLPQEQHSEGSVSARIGWLLLLTGKVSQAIPYLESAAERLKESFGSKHFGVGYIYNNLGAAYLELDRPQSAAQMFAVSKDIMDVALGPHHTDTIEACQNLSKAYGAMGSYALAIEFQQRAIDAWESHGPSAQGELMEARRVLEDLKSKARGANTQFPKKALPLPQSSPSGRSLHPDIPLKQKAEANRLI; encoded by the exons ATGAGAAGAGCTTCAAGTTCACTTCTTTCACACCTCACACGTCAAAAACCCAACAAAACAACCCCTCCATTTCTTCCAAGAACCTATATTTCCAACACCAATCACCACCCACCCACTACCCATCTCAAATCCTGCACCAAAACCAACGCTCTAATCCTAAAACACCGCCAATTCCAAGCAAACCCATCTCAGGAAACTGAAAATAGTCTTCAAATCTCATCCAGGCAGCGGAAAATCAAGGAAAAAGTCGAAATCGAGGAGGCTTTCGAGTCAGCGAAAACGTCTGATGAAATGCTCCAAGCTTTTAAAGAAATGGAGGCTTCTTTTCATGAGAAGGAGCTTGGCTTAGCTTCATTGAAAGTTGGTTTGAAACTTGATCAGGAAGGTGAGGATCCCGAAAAGGCGTTCTCTTTCGCTTCTAGAGCTTTGAATATTCTTGATGGTGATGGTAATAATGGTAAGCCTTGTTTAACTGTTGCTATGGCTTTGCAATTGATGGGTTCTGTTAGTTTTAGTTTGAAGAAGTTTAGTGATGCTTTAGGGTATTTGAATAGGGGTAATAGGATATTGGGTAGGCTTGAAGAGGAGGGGGTTAGTAATGTGGAGGATATTCGGCCTGTGTTGCATGCTGTGCAGCTCGAGTTAGCGAATGTGAAGACGGCTATGGGGAGGAGGGAGGAGGCTTTGGAGAATCTTAGGAAGTCTTTGGAGTTGAAGGAAATGATTATGGAGGAAGATAGTAAGGAATTGGGTGTGGCGAATAGAGAATTGGCGGAGGCTTATGTTGCGGTTTTGAATTTTAAGGAGGCATTGCCGTTTGGTTTGAAGGCCTTAGAGATGCATAGGAGTGCGCTCGGGAGTAACTCTGTGGAAGTTGCGCGCGATAGGAAGCTTCTTGGGGTTATCTATAGCGGGTTAGAGGAGCATGAGAAGGCGTTAGAGCAGAATGAGTTGTCGCAGAATGTTCTGAAAAAATGGGGTCTTAGTTCAGATTTGCTTCATGCGGAGATTGACGCTGCTAATATGCAGATAGCATTGGGTAAGTATGATGAGGCTATTAATACTTTAAAGAGTGTTGTTCAGCAGACGGATAAAGACAGTGAGACTCGAGCAATGGTGTTTGTTTCTATGGCCAAAGCTCTCTGTAATCAAGAGAAGTTTGCTGACACAAAGCGGTGTTTGGAGATTGCTTGTGGAATCCTTGATAAGAAAGAGACAGTTTCTCCGGTTGAAGTTGCGGAAGCTTATTCAGAGATAGCAATGCAATACGAAACGATGAATGAATTTGAGACGGCAATTTCTTTATTGAAGAGAACACTTTCTTTACTCGAGAAGCTCCCACAAGAACAGCACTCGGAGGGAAGTGTTTCTGCTAGAATTGGATGGTTACTTCTGTTGACTGGTAAGGTGTCTCAAGCAATTCCTTATTTGGAAAGTGCTGCTGAAAGGTTAAAAGAGAGCTTTGGCTCTAAGCATTTTGGAGTGGGttatatttataacaatttGGGAGCAGCATATTTAGAATTGGATAGACCACAATCAGCAGCACAAATGTTCGCAGTTTCGAAAGATATCATGGATGTGGCCCTTGGTCCTCATCATACTGATACAATTGAGGCATGTCAGAACCTCTCAAAAGCATATGGTGCCATGGGAAG CTATGCCCTTGCCATTGAATTTCAGCAGCGGGCTATCGATGCATGGGAAAGCCATGGACCAAGTGCACAAGGTGAACTAATGGAAGCACGTCGAGTCCTTGAAGATCTAAAATCAAAAGCACGTGGCGCAAATACTCAGTTTCCTAAAAAGGCTTTGCCCTTGCCTCAGAGCAGTCCTTCTGGAAGAAGCTTACATCCTGATATTCCTCTTAAGCAGAAGGCGGAAGCAAACAGGCTTATTTAG